The nucleotide window ACGAAGGTCATCAACCAAAAATAAGACTCATCGGTTATAGCCATGGTGGTAACCTTGCGCTTCAGCTTGGCGCACTACATACAACCAAACCAATATCGAAACAATTTAGCATTGACGAGTTATTATTAATTGGAACACCTATCCAAGTTGAAACTGATTACTTAATCAACAGTTCAATTTTCAAAAAGGTTTATAATTTTTATTCTCGAGCAGATCACGTTCAAACGCTTGATTTCTTTTCGTTTAAAAGATTTTTTTCACGAAAAAAATTTTCAAGGCGCCGTAATTTTACGTTGCCTGAAAAACTAACCCAGGTCAGGATTAAAATTACTGAATATGAACCGAAGTCAAATAAAGATATTTTTGATACTTTGCCGCAAGATCCAAAAGTTCTCAAAAAGTGTTTCAAAGAGCTTAATTACGATCCAGGACATTTTGAATTATGGTTTATGGGTTGGACTATTTTAACATATCGAACAACATTTCCACTTCAACCACTGCCAGTTTTAACGTTTTTACCTATTTTCTTAAAATATATTCAAATAAACCCAGATACGCCACACGATCTCGTTGCTCATATCAAACCCCAATTCAATACGATTGAATTAATGCCATACCACACCTACAAAAAACATTTTAGAGCAAAGTTTCCTTTTATAGATACAGCATTATTAAAACATATGACGCACCATGCTTCAAAGTTTGTTCCTGATGATTACAACATTAATATCTACAATCAAAAGGTGTATGGAGCTATAAACATTGCTGAATATGAATGGAAAGAAATTAGACGATTGTTCATGCTTGAACAAAAAAAGAAACTACAATTGCCCGCTTCTTTTAATATGAACATACATGATTGTGCTTACAAAGGGCACCTTCCTGCCGCTGCTTGACCTCTAAAAATTGCCGTGGTACGGTAAACAGCAGTAATAACCAATCACCAAAACAAGGAGTTTTATGAAGAAAACATTATTTTTTGCAACACTTATCTGTGGTCTATTTTTAGCATCAACTCTTGAACTAAAAGCTGCGCCATCAAAAAAATCTATTAAACTATACACCACTAAAAATTGTGGTTACTGTCACAAAGTGATTAAGTTTTTAAAAAAAATAAAACACTATGATGACGTAATTATAGTTGATGCAAATGAAAAGTATGATGAACTTGTAAAATTAAGTGGCGGCAGCCAAGTTCCTTTTCTGCACGATGAACAACGATCAGTAACAATGCTGGAAAGCGATGACATCATCGAATATTTTAAAAATCGATTTAATTAATAATAATGCAATTTAAACATCTCGCTGTAACACTCTCGCTTATATTCATTTTTACTGTGGCTTTGTTTTGGATTTTCGTCACTGACAAAGCTCCGAAAAATTCGTCCAAGCCTCTTGTTGTATGCACGACAACCATCATTGGTGATGCAATCAAACAGATAGCAGGCGACACAGTAGATCTTGAAGTTTTAATGGGACCAGGTGTTGATCCTCATTTGTATAAACCAATTGAGCAAGATGTGTATAAAATTTCTCAAGCTCATATTATTTTTTACAATGGACTGCACCTGGAAGCTCGCATGGGCGACCTTTTTGCCAAAATGGCTACCATTAAAAAAACAGTTGCCGTCTGCCAAGATATGCCACAACATCTTTTAATTAAATCCACAGAGCATGCAGAG belongs to Candidatus Babeliales bacterium and includes:
- a CDS encoding glutaredoxin — its product is MKKTLFFATLICGLFLASTLELKAAPSKKSIKLYTTKNCGYCHKVIKFLKKIKHYDDVIIVDANEKYDELVKLSGGSQVPFLHDEQRSVTMLESDDIIEYFKNRFN